The nucleotide sequence GGAGTGGTCGTACTGTTCTCTTGTTCAAATCCAATCCGTCCacatttggttttgatttttcaAAACAAAGATTCTAGTTTCTTTATTTtactactttttattttgttgaaaaagGTAATTACATAATAAGCCCAAACTCTAAAGGGCTACTACAAGTAAGAGGCCCAAAATACTAGGGCAAATTAACCGGGGAACCAGAAAACTCAGCCCAATACGAAAAACATatgatgactttttttttttttagtacaacgatatattttacattaaggggAGGGAGAGTTtggctaaaccacacaatggtCATCTTAATTTGGTAACGAATTGCCTTGCCAATCAGTactttacttacaagtgaagtaCTGATTGGCAAGGCAAAGTAACTTAGTTTAAAGAGAACAGcgagagattttttttatttgccacCTTAACTATTATCCAAGTTTCAATTTGTTACCTGAAAGACAGTACcaaactcaaataaaaaataaataaataaatgttttgttttagtttgCCCCTACCATGAATTCATTCAAAATCTCCACCAAACGAAAATACTCATTTACATTGAATCACCTATCTTGCACATACCTCATTTacattagatgagtttgaatttcgagattTGTGTTTATCTACTACAcgaatctcgaaattcaaattcatctaacggtgataaatagggtggtgagcatacaccacactaaatggtggtgagcaaaaatactccCCTCTTATATAAGGTTGTTTCAGCCCTTTCACGATCAACCTTAAATACGCGACATTTTTCTCCTTTTGACTTTAGGGGGTCCTCCAAATCATTTCAATTGTTGCTAATCTTTTAGGAAGGAAAGCTCCTATTTGAATCCAAAAGGAGAAAATGTAACACTCtatttcgagtttgtttttgTTCCTGAGGTaacaaattgaaatttgaataaaAGTTAAGGTGACAAACAaaaattttgctttttcttCATCATTATGCAACTGGCCCATAAGGCTCAATTTATTGACCAAAAAAGCccttaaatttaaattaagTTAATCCCCTCAACACACCCACTACCAAAAGCCAAAGCTAAAGTACAActgcaaataattaattaaatgtgtATTATATAAATTGGCTCCTGCAGAATCAAACATACAAACTATAAAAAATCCGTTCTTCTTATCTCCATActatacacactgcaaacatcCTTCTATCATAAAACGTAATTACATAATTATCTAGCAAATAAgcatacaaaaaaaatatcaaaatgttCAACTCATTAGCAACTCAGCTCAGCTCAGCTCAGATTCAGACACTTAATCTTATACATCATGAGCGGCTGTGAATGCTTAACATATATTACGTACATAACTCAAGCCCTAATTACATGACGACGACATAGATAAGGTTGTGGCAGACGATGTTCTGCTGGGTGATAACGAAGAAGTCTGCTTCAACGCCACGGTTGGAAGAATACAAGTTTTTCTCCTCTCTTGCTCCATAATCAGCTCCCCGGAAAACATTTCTAGCTTCTCCACATTTGTGCATTTCACCATTTTTTTACCTTGGAATAATATGGACTCCACATTTTTCTGTGACAACATTTCCTCGGTCAAGGCCAACATGTCTATCTTGTTCTTATTTTTGCCGTTGGAGTTTTGGGGGCCTCCATGCATTTTAGATATGATGCCGTTGGCTTGCACGCGAACATAATTGGTTGCTCGGGATTGTCCAAAAGCCATTGAAACGGCTTGATCAACCTTtaattaagaaaaagaaaaataatgattAGTTAGGTTACATAATCATAAAGAGAATTGAAATTAATTAAGCACCAAATATGCTTTAAGAATATTTTACCCAAAAGATTTTAACCACCAAATTAAAAATATCGCACAAATGGACAAGAGAGCCTCTCTGTTTAttataacaaacaaaaaaatattttatcaaTAATTAGGTGGCACTTTATCATGCCACCCAACCACCGTACACATGGTACAACTAGCATCTaccatattattattttgttctttagaaaaccctaataatTTACCATGCAAAGTGAAAACTACAAGTCAAGCTTCTTGTATTGAAATACCTTCACTTTTACAAATGGCGTTTTATCAGAATGGCAAAAAATACTTGTGTTTTTATACATTCTAGTATGAGTTTAAACTGTactgattttatttttatgaattaaCAATTTAATCGACTCAAAGTTATTATGTTTGTACAATATTTTTTGCAGATATAATTTCTAGATAATAATAAAGAGAATGACCTATTTCTATTATGATGTTCGTATGATGAAGATACGTAAAACATATGTAGGGATAAGTAAGTTTCCCAATAAGAAAACACAAGTATTATCCGAAATGAAATCATAGGTAACATATTTACAAtgcaaattaaaagtaaaaaaaaaatcagaattcTTACCAAGTCCGAAGCTCCTTCACCGGCGATTCTGAGGCAACCAGAAGGCGACAAATTTCCAAACTCGGACTCTCCATTTCCGAGAGACACGACCAAGAGATCCTCAACGTCGTTACAGAACGGAAATTCCTGCTTATTATTTAGCACGTGCGTAATAGCTGCAGCCGTCGGATTGTTCATAGCGATACCACCATCAACGGCCATGAGCTTTGTTCTCCCGTCCACCGACCTCACCTCAACGGCCGGTTGAGCCGACGTGGCAGCGCACACGTCCATCATCTTAAAATCGTAGCCGTCCATCTCCACCGCGTCCGCCCGCGAAAACAAAAACGGCGCGCAGGACGACATGTCGTAGCAGGGGATCAGCACCGACTTAAGCGTGTCCCTGAGAGTCAGCTGCTCCCCGAACGTCTTCCGAAAGagtttctccctctccttctcagCCATCGACGGCCGGAAAACCCGCCGGAGAACCCCATCCGGAGATGGTTTGAAGATCTTGCGGCGGTTTTCGATAAGGAAGTCGAGGGCTTCTTTGGCGGTGAACATGGGTCGGGTCGACCCTTCCTTTAAACCTCGAGTGAAGAGGAGGGCGGCGAGGATGCCGCCGGCACCTGACCCGGAAACGACGTCGAAGAAGTCGGAGATGGCGGCGTTGGGGTCGCCGGATTTCCGGCGGAGAGAGGACTCGAGGTGGGAGAGAGCATTGGCGGCAAGGATGCCATCAGTGACTCCGGCGGCGTCGATGGTGAGAATTCTGACCTTTCCGGTAAACTGTTTGCTAGAATGCATGTGGTGGAGAGGAGTGGAGAGATCGGCGGAGTTGGGGTCGAAGGCTTTTGGTTTTGGTGGGTTTCCGAAGAGGAAGTTGTTCTCGAGAACGGAGAAGATTTCGTAGGAGAGCTTGTCGACGTCGAGCAAGTTTGTGTCAACGTTGAGCATGGGAGCCGCCATTTTTGTAGATTTAATGCCAAAAAAGACCAGCGTTCGTACTGAAAATATAGGTAAGGATTTTGGCTTATAGCTTCTAAGAAAAGTACAGGCTAGAGTGGTAAGTGCTTTTCGAGAATATTAGACTTGTTTTGTTGTGGATGATGGTGAAGATGGGTAGGGGAGTAGGGAGGGTTTATATAGGTGCGTGGTGGGATTTGAAGAGGTACGTGTGGGAATTTGTGGATGTGTGGGAGTGAGAGGGTGATATTTTTAATATCGAGTCGAATGTTTTCTGTGACCATCTTGGAACATTCTTAGGTACCTAGCTACCATACGACCAAGTGAACATTTTAAttgagaaaaaaagagaaagaaaagatgCAGCAGCTGTATGTTGGACGGAGGGTGCTCCGAAACCGCCACAATTGTTTAAAAACTTTGAATACGTTTGGAGGGTAGAGAATagaaaaaattagtatccggtccttaGTTATTAATGTTTattgactgaaaccttattagttttcagattttgatcaaagttcctagcattaatgtaataatgaatttacatgttagttacatagtttttaaaataaaaattaataattgatttagaaTTTTACTACTTACACCTTTACTAAACTCCTAACtaagtttcaattcaaaacatttttaaaataaaaaataataattagaataagtttgtaccccttaatttttttataaagtggttttcaatttttgtaatcttatatgtacccattcatgtaatttttcaaatttttttaatcttaaaatgtacccattattaaatatatcaatttttttctaatccatttttaaacttatatgggtacactctttttcttgatttgataaTGTtattaatgttattaagcctaatttTATGGGTACACTCTTATTCTTGTTTTTTCTAATCTATTCAAGTTcaaatcgaagaaatttactaatgttattaagcttaattt is from Malus sylvestris chromosome 5, drMalSylv7.2, whole genome shotgun sequence and encodes:
- the LOC126622471 gene encoding patatin-like protein 6; translated protein: MAAPMLNVDTNLLDVDKLSYEIFSVLENNFLFGNPPKPKAFDPNSADLSTPLHHMHSSKQFTGKVRILTIDAAGVTDGILAANALSHLESSLRRKSGDPNAAISDFFDVVSGSGAGGILAALLFTRGLKEGSTRPMFTAKEALDFLIENRRKIFKPSPDGVLRRVFRPSMAEKEREKLFRKTFGEQLTLRDTLKSVLIPCYDMSSCAPFLFSRADAVEMDGYDFKMMDVCAATSAQPAVEVRSVDGRTKLMAVDGGIAMNNPTAAAITHVLNNKQEFPFCNDVEDLLVVSLGNGESEFGNLSPSGCLRIAGEGASDLVDQAVSMAFGQSRATNYVRVQANGIISKMHGGPQNSNGKNKNKIDMLALTEEMLSQKNVESILFQGKKMVKCTNVEKLEMFSGELIMEQERRKTCILPTVALKQTSSLSPSRTSSATTLSMSSSCN